The Penaeus chinensis breed Huanghai No. 1 chromosome 16, ASM1920278v2, whole genome shotgun sequence genome window below encodes:
- the LOC125033292 gene encoding forkhead box protein D1-like, with protein sequence MASDSDLQLGGSGGLEGVAHPSLYREAPRLFEPHPRLYDPRPQVDRASFEQTEAGKFLADRIFLEKTVSERAFPERAPIERHTSERPYPERPYLERSFLERLGLERPMPERPMGLERHSEGRELPGGGLDRSVLERSLMERSALERHVHERAQAARAFFDRHVQQQQQHFNRASQFSPFLSPSSLASSPPPHAAAAVLPQEGASGVLEDEARVQEMVVEEASEDAETRQHEDDSVEPSCDIDAAERAGMGGELVTEDTPLDSKEHISLESSEEANHMANDRSPPPPPSSPEEAKMGGEGGEEDKQGGLVKPPYSYIALITMAILQAPKKRVTLSEICEFIINRFPYYKAKFPAWQNSIRHNLSLNDCFVKVPREPGNPGKGNYWTLDPGAIDMFDNGSFLRRRKRYKRQPAPDFFSDPHVFSLFTSGVLDPFQQQQLQQAAALLGPHHPILQRPPLSHTLLPPPPYLPHLGGLPLGLPHLELARQVRPIIPLQGGNTLLHPTPVKPLALPAGLAPHGVQAALKAPCGPPPPQPPSSPPSPSTLTQPAAPRTHKPFSIDSLIGHKNQRRFSNIKDRCVCVCVCVCVCVCVCVCVCVCVCVCGNRCILAAVVPL encoded by the exons atggccaGCGACTCCGACCTCCAGCTGGGGGGCAGCGGGGGCTTGGAAGGGGTGGCGCACCCCAGCCTTTACCGTGAGGCTCCGAGGCTGTTCGAACCGCACCCGCGCCTTTACGACCCGCGGCCGCAGGTCGACCGCGCTTCCTTCGAACAGACTGAGGCAGGCAAGTTCCTTGCCGACAGAATTTTCCTGGAGAAGACAGTGTCGGAGCGGGCGTTCCCTGAGCGGGCGCCCATAGAACGACACACGTCAGAACGGCCGTATCCCGAGCGGCCCTACCTGGAACGGAGTTTCCTGGAGCGGCTGGGGCTGGAGCGCCCCATGCCCGAACGACCAATGGGCCTCGAGCGGCACTCCGAAGGGCGCGAGCTGCCCGGCGGAGGCCTGGATCGGTCCGTCCTCGAGCGATCGCTCATGGAACGCTCGGCCCTGGAGCGTCACGTGCACGAGCGCGCGCAGGCGGCGAGGGCCTTCTTCGACAGACAcgtccagcagcagcagcagcacttcAACCGGGCGTCGcaattctcccccttcctctcgccctcgtccctggcctcctccccgcccccccacgCCGCGGCCGCCGTCCTGCCGCAGGAGGGCGCCTCGGGGGTCTTGGAGGACGAGGCCCGGGTgcaggagatggtggtggaggaggccaGCGAAGACGCTGAGACTCGCCAACATGAGGACGACAGCGTGGAGCCTTCGTGCGACATCGACGCGGCGGAGAGGGCTGGGATGGGCGGCGAGCTGGTGACGGAGGATACGCCCCTGGACTCAAAGGAACACATTAGCCTGGAATCGTCGGAGGAGGCGAACCACATGGCCAACGACAgatcgcctccgccgccgccctcgTCGCCAGAAGAGGCCAAAATGGGCGGCGAGGGCGGTGAGGAGGACAAGCAGGGCGGCCTCGTCAAGCCCCCGTACTCGTACATCGCGCTCATCACCATGGCGATCCTGCAGGCGCCGAAGAAGCGGGTGACGCTGAGCGAGATCTGCGAATTCATCATCAATCGGTTCCCGTACTACAAGGCCAAGTTCCCCGCGTGGCAGAACTCGATCCGCCACAACCTGTCCCTCAACGACTGCTTCGTCAAGGTGCCCCGCGAGCCCGGCAACCCCGGCAAGGGCAACTACTGGACGCTCGACCCCGGCGCCATCGACATGTTCGACAACGGCTCCTTCCTGCGGCGCCGCAAGCGCTACAAGCGGCAGCCGGCGCCGGACTTCTTCAGCGACCCGCATGTGTTCTCGCTTTTCACCTCGGGCGTGCTCGACCCCTTCCAGCAGCAGCAGCTCCAGCAGGCGGCGGCGCTGCTGGGGCCGCACCACCCCATCCTGCAGCGGCCGCCGCTCTCACACACGCTGCTGCCGCCCCCTCCGTACCTGCCCCACCTAGGGGGCCTCCCCCTGGGCCTGCCGCACCTGGAGCTGGCCCGCCAGGTGCGCCCCATCATCCCGCTGCAGGGGGGCAATACCCTTCTGCACCCGACGCCCGTCAAGCCCCTGGCGCTGCCCGCCGGCCTCGCACCCCACGGCGTACAGGCGGCCCTCAAGGCGCCGTGTGGGCCCCCGCCCCCTCAGCCCCCCTCGTCACCCCCGTCGCCGTCCACGCTGACGCAGCCGGCGGCGCCCCGCACACACAAGCCCTTCTCCATCGACTCGCTGATCGGCC acaaaaatcaaAGACGGTTTTCGAATATTAaggacagatgtgtgtgtgtgtgtgtgtgtgtgtgtgtgtgtgtgtgtgtgtgtgtgtgtgtgtgtgtgtgtgtgtgtgtgtgtggaaaccgCTGTATTTTGGCAGCTGTCGTACCTCTGTAA